The Deltaproteobacteria bacterium genome window below encodes:
- a CDS encoding FHA domain-containing protein has product MLTLQLGSSSVTLDARNPRAMIGREPSACQLVGSDGSVSRRHAEIALDASGTAWLRDWGSSNGTWIDGVALTAGTPVALRPGQQIFIGHMPMVASWAQGGATVFGEPSGALRALMDAHVAAQAAAAQAAQAAATSGHAPGSMGAVGATLGVGGRQAPRATEFPYRKQGSNENGALLIALPRDTFQNDDTVDGFLEFTALDDETVASIVVELVEHHAKGPSKGHVWDRVLVRQGPWRARKHEVLPLPFALRVPPGTSMSGPRVHWEVRGYVDIDWAFDIEASSPINMRNVDIERVRDALGGLDFRLEELEPAPLGQRFTGSFQPPAQLRSQWGISDVNVLVEYLGTNLQLLLEVEKTALSKWDREIKVTFDLQQLRAAPLPQLSEYLRQQIEGMMRR; this is encoded by the coding sequence ATGCTCACGCTCCAACTCGGGTCCTCCTCGGTCACGCTCGACGCTCGCAACCCCCGCGCGATGATCGGGCGCGAGCCCTCCGCGTGTCAGCTCGTCGGCAGCGACGGCAGCGTGTCGCGTCGCCACGCCGAGATTGCCCTCGACGCCAGCGGCACGGCGTGGCTGCGCGACTGGGGCTCGAGCAACGGCACGTGGATCGACGGTGTCGCGCTGACCGCCGGCACGCCGGTGGCGCTGCGACCGGGGCAACAGATCTTCATCGGGCACATGCCGATGGTCGCGTCGTGGGCCCAGGGCGGCGCGACCGTGTTCGGCGAGCCGTCCGGCGCGCTGCGGGCGTTGATGGACGCGCACGTCGCCGCCCAAGCCGCCGCGGCCCAGGCCGCGCAGGCGGCCGCGACCAGCGGGCACGCCCCCGGCTCGATGGGCGCCGTGGGGGCGACGCTCGGGGTCGGCGGTCGTCAGGCCCCGCGTGCCACCGAGTTCCCCTACCGCAAGCAGGGCAGCAACGAGAACGGAGCGCTGCTCATCGCGCTGCCGCGCGACACCTTCCAGAACGACGACACCGTCGACGGCTTCCTCGAGTTCACCGCGCTCGACGACGAGACCGTCGCGTCGATCGTGGTCGAGCTGGTCGAGCACCACGCCAAGGGCCCGAGCAAGGGCCACGTGTGGGATCGCGTGCTGGTGCGCCAGGGCCCCTGGCGCGCGCGCAAGCACGAGGTGTTGCCGCTGCCGTTCGCGCTGCGGGTGCCGCCGGGCACCTCGATGTCCGGCCCCCGCGTGCACTGGGAGGTGCGGGGCTACGTCGACATCGACTGGGCCTTCGACATCGAGGCCAGCAGTCCCATCAACATGCGCAACGTCGACATCGAGCGCGTGCGCGACGCCCTGGGCGGGCTGGACTTCCGCCTCGAGGAGCTCGAGCCGGCGCCGCTCGGTCAGCGCTTCACCGGCAGCTTCCAGCCGCCGGCGCAGCTGCGCAGCCAGTGGGGGATCAGCGACGTGAACGTGCTCGTCGAGTACCTCGGCACCAACCTGCAGCTGCTGCTCGAGGTCGAGAAGACCGCGCTCTCGAAGTGGGACCGCGAGATCAAGGTGACCTTCGATCTGCAGCAGCTGCGCGCGGCCCCGTTGCCGCAGCTGAGCGAGTACCTCCGCCAGCAAATCGAAGGCATGATGCGGCGTTAG
- a CDS encoding AMP-binding protein — MALRDLGDRLPLLRRVWVDPPHRVVRRLITTGSRSGLLAAFTGHPLESMRVAVSRGLGVRSLHGLHAGAAPDRMAVCDARRTLDYRAIDAEIDLVAGVLRDHLGASRHAPVAVMMENRVEYVTVWFALFRLGITCAHVGRHSTAQELEFVLERSGARVVVASDQTIAAVEAVLERRGELDLRVLRAGRGPARPRVWSYDAAIARQRAAGVRLHVEKGPSDNVVYTSGTTGKPKGAVRDMGAMGATELLRVLERLPLHAGDRHLVCAPLYHSSGQVFALLNTALGSSLVLQEHFDAEDTLRTLSEQRIQNVFMVPTMIHRVLDLPDEVHARWPTPDLRVVISGAAPFNTALRERAIARFGAATVFDFYGATELGWVTLVDGAEMLARPGTLGRAIPGQEIGIFDDAGRRLPAGHTGRVYTRSAQLMLGYLRDRGATDETMLGDWVTVDDLGYLDHDGYLFLTGRARDMVISGGVNLYPVEIENALSQHPDIADVAVIGVPDVEWGERLVAVVVPRTDGFDAEAVRQWARGVLAPAKIPRQFACVDELPRNPTGKVVKRDLVARISGAPQP, encoded by the coding sequence ATGGCGCTGCGTGATCTCGGAGACCGGCTCCCGCTGCTGCGACGCGTGTGGGTCGACCCGCCCCATCGCGTGGTGCGTCGGCTGATCACGACCGGGAGCCGCAGTGGGCTGCTCGCCGCCTTCACCGGCCACCCGCTCGAGAGCATGCGTGTCGCGGTCTCGCGGGGGCTCGGGGTCCGCTCGCTGCACGGCCTGCACGCCGGCGCCGCGCCCGACCGCATGGCGGTCTGCGATGCCCGGCGCACGCTCGACTACCGCGCGATCGATGCCGAGATCGATCTCGTCGCGGGGGTGCTGCGCGATCACCTCGGAGCCTCGCGACACGCCCCGGTCGCCGTGATGATGGAGAACCGCGTCGAGTACGTGACGGTGTGGTTCGCACTGTTCCGGCTCGGCATCACGTGTGCCCACGTCGGGCGGCACAGCACCGCACAGGAGCTGGAGTTCGTGCTCGAGCGCAGCGGTGCGCGGGTCGTCGTGGCCTCCGATCAGACCATCGCGGCGGTCGAGGCGGTGCTCGAGCGTCGCGGCGAGCTCGATCTGCGGGTGCTGCGGGCCGGGCGTGGGCCGGCGCGCCCGCGGGTGTGGTCCTACGACGCCGCCATCGCGCGTCAGCGTGCCGCCGGCGTGCGCCTGCACGTCGAGAAGGGGCCGAGCGACAACGTCGTCTACACCTCGGGCACCACCGGCAAGCCCAAGGGCGCGGTGCGGGACATGGGCGCCATGGGTGCCACCGAGCTGTTGCGCGTGCTCGAGCGTCTGCCGCTGCATGCCGGTGATCGCCACCTGGTGTGCGCGCCGCTGTACCACTCGAGCGGGCAGGTCTTCGCGCTGCTCAACACGGCGCTCGGCAGCTCGCTGGTGCTGCAGGAGCACTTCGACGCCGAGGACACCCTGCGCACGCTCAGTGAGCAGCGCATCCAGAACGTGTTCATGGTCCCGACCATGATCCATCGCGTGCTCGATCTGCCCGACGAGGTCCACGCGCGGTGGCCGACGCCCGACCTGCGGGTGGTGATCTCGGGCGCGGCGCCCTTCAACACCGCGCTGCGCGAGCGAGCGATCGCCCGCTTCGGCGCCGCGACGGTGTTCGACTTCTACGGTGCCACCGAGCTGGGCTGGGTCACGTTGGTCGACGGCGCCGAGATGCTCGCGCGCCCCGGCACACTCGGGCGCGCGATCCCGGGCCAGGAGATCGGCATCTTCGACGACGCCGGTCGCCGCCTGCCCGCCGGGCACACCGGCCGGGTCTACACCCGCAGCGCGCAGCTCATGCTCGGCTACCTGCGCGACCGCGGGGCCACCGACGAGACCATGCTCGGCGACTGGGTCACGGTCGACGATCTCGGCTACCTCGACCACGACGGCTACCTGTTCCTCACCGGCCGTGCGCGCGACATGGTGATCTCCGGCGGCGTCAATCTCTATCCCGTCGAGATCGAGAACGCGTTGTCGCAGCACCCCGACATCGCCGATGTCGCCGTGATCGGCGTGCCCGACGTGGAGTGGGGCGAGCGCCTGGTCGCGGTGGTGGTGCCGCGCACGGACGGGTTCGACGCCGAAGCGGTGCGGCAGTGGGCCCGCGGCGTGCTCGCGCCGGCCAAGATTCCGCGGCAGTTCGCGTGCGTCGACGAGCTGCCGCGCAACCCCACCGGCAAGGTCGTCAAGCGCGACCTGGTGGCGCGGATCTCGGGCGCGCCGCAGCCCTGA
- a CDS encoding PaaI family thioesterase: protein MPQTHALLDAELCGTPVLLSPGTALVEFVATPRMRADDSGLVHGGFVFGLADHAAMLAIDEPTVVLGAAESKFLAPVRVGDRVRATATRTEVAGKKHIVDVEVRCDERVVMQARMTCFVPPRHVLAQDGGDDARR, encoded by the coding sequence ATGCCCCAAACCCACGCGTTGCTCGATGCCGAGCTCTGCGGCACGCCGGTGTTGCTGTCGCCCGGGACCGCCCTCGTCGAGTTCGTCGCGACGCCGCGCATGCGCGCCGATGACAGCGGCCTCGTGCACGGCGGCTTCGTGTTCGGCCTGGCCGATCATGCCGCGATGCTGGCGATCGACGAACCCACGGTGGTGCTCGGCGCCGCCGAGAGCAAGTTCCTCGCGCCGGTGCGGGTCGGCGATCGCGTCCGCGCGACCGCCACGCGCACCGAGGTCGCGGGCAAGAAGCACATCGTCGACGTCGAAGTCCGCTGCGACGAGCGCGTCGTCATGCAGGCGCGGATGACCTGCTTCGTGCCGCCGCGCCACGTGCTGGCCCAGGACGGAGGCGACGATGCACGGCGGTGA
- a CDS encoding thiamine pyrophosphate-binding protein yields the protein MHGGDLIASVLARQGVEFLFTLCGGHISPILTGAKAQGIRVIDVRHEATAVFAADAVARLTGVPGVAAVTAGPGVTNTITAIKNAQLAQSPVVLLGGATATILRGRGALQDIDQMALFAPHVKLCESVGRVKDLVPTLERAFEAALSGVPGPVFVECPVDLLYDEATVREMIGAKAASEAKSLPDMALQLYLRAHLARVFAGAGKAVARARVVPELPTAFPHAIARAAKLLQGAERPVIVVGSQATVRGPQETARLRDALERIGAPVYLSGMARGLLGARHPLLYRHKRTAALREADVVVLAGVPNDFRLNYGLHIGRKAKIVALNRSESDARKNRRPTQAIIADPCESLLSLARELDAGRDVLAPWKDRLRTRDREREQEIEQQATATAELVPPLRLFATMDRVLADDSVLVADGGDFVATASYTTAPRGPLSWLDPGVFGTLGVGAGFAIGAKLVRPDAEVWLLWGDGSAGYGLAEFDTFVRHGLGIIAVVGNDASWAQIARDQVTLLGDDIGTVLRRTAYEKVAEGFGGAGLELRDAAAIDDTLARAKALAGAHTPVLVNVHLASSDFRKGSISM from the coding sequence ATGCACGGCGGTGATCTGATCGCGTCGGTGCTCGCACGCCAAGGCGTCGAGTTCCTGTTCACGCTGTGCGGCGGACACATCTCGCCGATCCTCACCGGCGCCAAGGCCCAGGGCATCCGCGTGATCGACGTGCGCCACGAGGCCACCGCGGTGTTCGCCGCCGACGCCGTCGCACGGCTCACCGGAGTGCCCGGCGTCGCGGCGGTGACGGCCGGCCCGGGTGTGACCAACACCATCACGGCGATCAAGAACGCTCAGCTGGCGCAGTCGCCGGTGGTGCTGCTGGGCGGCGCGACCGCGACGATCCTGCGGGGCCGTGGCGCGCTGCAGGACATCGATCAGATGGCGCTGTTCGCCCCCCACGTGAAGCTGTGCGAGAGCGTCGGGCGTGTGAAGGACTTGGTACCCACGCTCGAGCGCGCGTTCGAGGCGGCGCTGTCGGGCGTGCCGGGGCCGGTGTTCGTCGAGTGCCCGGTCGATCTGCTCTACGACGAAGCCACCGTGCGCGAGATGATCGGCGCCAAGGCAGCGTCGGAGGCGAAGAGCCTGCCCGACATGGCGCTGCAGCTGTACCTGCGGGCCCACCTGGCGCGGGTGTTCGCCGGCGCCGGCAAGGCCGTCGCCCGCGCGCGCGTGGTGCCGGAGCTACCGACCGCGTTCCCCCACGCGATCGCGAGGGCCGCCAAGCTGCTGCAGGGGGCCGAGCGACCCGTGATCGTGGTGGGCAGCCAGGCCACCGTGCGTGGACCCCAGGAGACCGCGCGGCTGCGCGACGCACTCGAGCGCATCGGCGCGCCGGTCTACCTCTCGGGCATGGCGCGCGGCCTGCTCGGCGCCCGCCATCCTCTGCTGTATCGCCACAAGCGCACCGCCGCGCTGCGCGAGGCCGACGTGGTCGTGCTCGCCGGGGTGCCCAACGACTTCCGCCTGAACTACGGGCTGCACATCGGGCGCAAGGCCAAGATCGTCGCACTCAACCGCAGCGAGTCCGACGCCCGCAAGAACCGCCGACCGACCCAGGCAATCATCGCGGATCCCTGCGAGTCGCTGCTGTCGCTCGCGCGCGAGCTCGATGCCGGTCGCGACGTGCTCGCGCCGTGGAAGGACCGCCTGCGCACCCGCGATCGCGAGCGCGAGCAGGAGATCGAGCAACAGGCCACCGCGACCGCCGAGCTGGTGCCGCCCTTGCGCTTGTTCGCCACGATGGATCGCGTGCTCGCCGACGACTCGGTGCTCGTGGCCGACGGTGGCGACTTCGTCGCGACTGCGTCGTACACCACGGCACCGCGCGGGCCGCTGTCGTGGCTCGATCCCGGGGTCTTCGGCACGCTCGGTGTCGGTGCCGGCTTCGCCATCGGTGCCAAGCTGGTGCGCCCGGACGCCGAGGTCTGGCTGCTGTGGGGCGATGGCTCCGCGGGCTACGGCCTGGCCGAGTTCGACACCTTCGTTCGCCACGGCCTCGGCATCATCGCGGTGGTCGGCAACGACGCCAGCTGGGCGCAGATCGCCCGCGACCAGGTCACGCTGCTGGGCGACGACATCGGCACGGTGCTGCGGCGCACCGCCTACGAGAAGGTCGCCGAGGGCTTCGGCGGCGCCGGGCTCGAGCTGCGCGACGCCGCGGCGATCGACGACACGCTGGCGCGCGCCAAGGCGCTGGCCGGAGCGCACACGCCGGTGTTGGTCAACGTGCACCTGGCATCGAGTGACTTCCGCAAGGGCTCGATCTCGATGTGA
- a CDS encoding CrcB family protein: MMETWRQLLGVFVAGGVGACLRVVIATAIDERGDRIPLGTWAVNLLGCLAIGILAAWVPRGPWRTIAIGGLLGGFTTYSSFALLSWELTRDDRLGAAALLVAGHVVGGLVAVAIGAWLGGLLQPST; this comes from the coding sequence GTGATGGAGACCTGGCGGCAGCTGCTCGGAGTGTTCGTCGCCGGCGGGGTCGGGGCTTGCCTGCGCGTCGTGATCGCGACGGCGATCGACGAGCGTGGTGATCGGATCCCACTGGGCACGTGGGCGGTGAACCTGCTCGGCTGCCTCGCGATCGGCATCCTCGCCGCATGGGTGCCCCGCGGCCCGTGGCGGACGATCGCGATCGGTGGCCTGCTGGGCGGCTTCACCACCTACAGCTCGTTCGCGCTGCTGTCGTGGGAGCTCACGCGCGACGATCGGCTCGGCGCCGCGGCGTTGCTGGTCGCCGGGCACGTCGTCGGTGGCCTCGTCGCGGTCGCGATCGGGGCGTGGCTGGGCGGGCTGCTCCAGCCCAGCACGTGA